In a single window of the Sphingosinicella microcystinivorans genome:
- a CDS encoding alpha/beta hydrolase — protein MTTPEFDAMVARLRDVQRVGTPTVAEMRAGWEAFAGQFIVPPGLEVTPVDAGGVAAEWNVMPAADSGKCILYLHGGGYNIGSPASYRQFTARLSEATAAPLLSVDYRLAPEHRFPAAVEDAVTAYRWLLAQGYASERIVFMGDSGGGGLVLTALIAAREQGLAMPAAGVCFSPVTDLAKTGPSMLTNAEVDPIVRLDTSAAHAIRYMGEGADLTHPLASPLYADLAGLPPLFLLVGTRETLLDDSTRFSARAKAAGVDVRLEIWPDMIHIWPFFAQILPEGRLAIEAVGAYVRAA, from the coding sequence ATGACGACCCCCGAATTTGACGCGATGGTCGCACGACTGCGCGATGTCCAGCGCGTCGGCACACCCACCGTAGCGGAAATGCGTGCGGGGTGGGAGGCGTTCGCTGGACAGTTCATCGTGCCGCCCGGCCTCGAAGTGACACCAGTCGATGCGGGTGGGGTAGCCGCTGAATGGAACGTCATGCCGGCCGCCGACAGCGGCAAGTGTATCCTTTACCTGCATGGCGGAGGGTATAATATCGGCTCGCCTGCCAGCTATCGGCAATTTACCGCCAGGCTTTCGGAAGCTACGGCCGCGCCTCTGCTTTCTGTCGATTATCGGCTCGCGCCGGAACATCGGTTTCCCGCAGCCGTCGAGGACGCCGTCACGGCCTATCGCTGGCTACTAGCTCAGGGATATGCGTCCGAACGCATCGTCTTCATGGGCGACTCCGGTGGCGGTGGGCTGGTTTTGACAGCCCTGATCGCGGCGCGCGAGCAAGGCTTGGCAATGCCCGCGGCCGGCGTGTGTTTTTCGCCGGTCACCGATCTTGCCAAGACGGGACCGTCGATGTTGACCAACGCAGAGGTGGATCCGATCGTGCGGCTCGATACCAGCGCTGCGCATGCCATCCGCTACATGGGCGAAGGCGCGGACCTGACGCACCCGCTCGCATCGCCGCTCTATGCGGACCTCGCGGGTCTGCCGCCACTGTTCCTGCTTGTCGGCACCCGCGAGACCCTGCTCGACGATTCAACCCGCTTCTCAGCCAGGGCCAAGGCCGCCGGCGTCGATGTCCGCCTGGAGATCTGGCCCGACATGATCCACATCTGGCCTTTCTTCGCGCAAATACTGCCCGAAGGGCGCCTCGCCATCGAAGCCGTGGGCGCCTATGTGCGTGCCGCATGA
- a CDS encoding CarD family transcriptional regulator yields MAAKAPGFSIGDHVVYPKHGVGRIVELQATEIAGAKLELYVLRFEKERMTLRVPMNKAEAVGMRKLSSQATLADAMTTLKGKPKVKRTMWSRRAQEYEAKINSGDLVSIAEVVRDLHRAEDQPEQSYSERQIYEAAIGRLARELAAMEGVDEAAAQTKIEEVLMKKLAGKAQPEAAAA; encoded by the coding sequence ATGGCAGCAAAGGCACCTGGCTTCAGCATTGGCGACCATGTCGTTTATCCGAAGCATGGCGTCGGCCGGATTGTCGAACTCCAGGCGACCGAGATCGCGGGCGCGAAGCTGGAGCTCTACGTGCTGCGCTTCGAAAAGGAGCGCATGACGCTGCGCGTTCCCATGAACAAGGCCGAGGCCGTGGGCATGCGCAAGCTCTCGAGCCAGGCGACGCTCGCCGACGCGATGACGACGCTGAAGGGCAAGCCCAAGGTGAAGCGCACCATGTGGTCGCGCCGCGCTCAGGAGTACGAAGCGAAGATCAACTCGGGCGACCTCGTTTCGATCGCCGAGGTGGTCCGCGACCTGCACCGCGCCGAGGACCAGCCCGAGCAGAGCTACTCCGAGCGCCAGATCTACGAGGCGGCGATCGGCCGCCTGGCGCGCGAACTCGCCGCCATGGAAGGCGTCGACGAAGCCGCGGCGCAGACCAAGATCGAGGAAGTGCTGATGAAGAAGCTCGCCGGAAAGGCGCAGCCGGAAGCCGCCGCCGCCTGA
- a CDS encoding RNA-binding S4 domain-containing protein, whose amino-acid sequence MMPLVFGPALRLDKWLWYARCTKSRSEAQDLCESRRLRMDGRVVDRASVRVRPGAVLSYTRCGEVHIVRVEALAERRGPYAEARQLYTDLTPADGLTPATVAV is encoded by the coding sequence ATGATGCCCTTGGTATTCGGACCCGCGCTTCGTCTCGACAAATGGCTCTGGTACGCACGCTGCACCAAGTCCCGCAGCGAAGCGCAGGACCTCTGCGAAAGCCGTCGCCTGCGCATGGACGGCCGCGTCGTCGACCGCGCCTCCGTGCGCGTGCGGCCGGGCGCGGTGCTCAGCTACACACGTTGCGGAGAGGTCCATATCGTGCGCGTGGAAGCGCTCGCCGAACGGCGCGGCCCCTATGCGGAGGCGCGACAACTCTACACGGACCTCACGCCCGCTGATGGATTGACGCCGGCCACCGTGGCTGTGTAG
- a CDS encoding LLM class flavin-dependent oxidoreductase: MDHKPLFGHIRHAHLPSDITRFTEQPLRRASKLASDELANHIRKMGLCCIMRDIAIVATAPLADMMPPAVGQIFQEKSMEVGYAPVFQNLDDKMSDRDVYREELRLCDMAEPLGFDSIWEPEHHFTNYEMTPDVLQFLTYMAGRTTRVKLGSMVVVLPWHDPVRVAEQISLLDHFSNGRAILGMGRGLGAVEFDGFRLDMTQSRQQFTEYAEAIVNALATGKIEFDGELYKQPPRYLRPAPFKSFEGRLYGAGLSPETGPLLARLGLGMMIIPLKAWQEVEENLRQYNVLWADQRGGSAPPCAAVGFTIVHHDAEKAREMAYKYIGRYFESIIDHYDLAGDRIKGTKGYEYYSTTVDAEQDKQNETIRNFVELMPWGTPEQVIDKIRMINRHTRNGTYIAHFAFGGMPFAEAEESMRLFASEVMPTLQEMPVTSFEVEPVGA; encoded by the coding sequence TTGGATCATAAGCCGCTCTTCGGTCATATACGTCACGCACATCTTCCTTCTGACATCACCCGCTTTACCGAGCAGCCGTTGCGCCGCGCATCGAAATTGGCAAGCGACGAACTCGCAAATCACATCCGTAAAATGGGCCTTTGTTGCATAATGCGGGACATCGCCATTGTGGCCACTGCCCCTTTAGCCGACATGATGCCACCAGCGGTTGGCCAAATATTTCAGGAGAAGTCGATGGAAGTCGGATATGCCCCAGTTTTCCAGAATCTGGACGACAAAATGTCCGATCGCGATGTTTATCGGGAAGAACTTCGCCTGTGTGACATGGCCGAACCGCTCGGCTTTGATTCGATCTGGGAGCCAGAGCATCATTTCACAAATTATGAAATGACACCCGACGTCCTGCAGTTTCTGACTTATATGGCCGGACGCACCACGCGGGTGAAGCTCGGATCAATGGTCGTCGTGCTGCCCTGGCACGATCCCGTACGCGTGGCCGAACAGATTAGCCTGCTCGACCATTTCTCGAACGGGCGCGCCATACTCGGCATGGGCCGCGGACTTGGAGCCGTCGAGTTCGACGGCTTTCGTCTGGACATGACCCAATCGCGTCAACAGTTCACGGAATACGCTGAGGCGATCGTCAATGCACTCGCAACCGGCAAGATCGAGTTCGACGGCGAATTGTACAAGCAACCGCCTCGCTATCTGCGCCCGGCTCCTTTCAAATCATTCGAGGGAAGGCTGTACGGTGCCGGCCTTTCGCCGGAAACCGGCCCGCTTCTCGCACGCCTGGGACTCGGCATGATGATCATTCCGCTCAAGGCATGGCAAGAGGTCGAGGAAAACCTGCGTCAATACAACGTGCTTTGGGCCGACCAGCGTGGCGGCTCGGCCCCACCCTGCGCAGCGGTCGGCTTTACAATCGTCCACCACGATGCCGAAAAGGCGCGGGAAATGGCTTACAAGTACATCGGTCGATACTTCGAATCGATTATCGATCATTATGATCTGGCGGGTGATCGCATCAAGGGAACCAAAGGATACGAATATTATTCGACAACGGTCGATGCCGAGCAGGACAAGCAGAATGAGACGATCCGCAATTTCGTCGAGCTCATGCCTTGGGGTACGCCAGAACAGGTGATTGATAAAATCCGCATGATTAATCGCCACACACGCAACGGCACGTACATCGCGCATTTTGCCTTCGGGGGGATGCCCTTTGCTGAGGCCGAGGAAAGCATGAGGCTGTTCGCTTCAGAGGTGATGCCGACGCTTCAAGAAATGCCGGTCACGTCCTTCGAGGTCGAACCGGTTGGCGCTTGA
- a CDS encoding sigma-54-dependent Fis family transcriptional regulator has translation MGLLPVESRQIRHIQSKFLDGHDLPRGLVASAVQKSWTRLRESGVKPTDRAIFEIPSSDISHKIEENRKLLTAALPPMEALYRALNAPAWTVLCADLSGLIIRSICDPSRAPAKIAEPLRQGRTIHEAQIGTNAPACVLTEAKPVIVRRSEHFLFDLDIYVCAAAPIFDVSGRLMAVLDATGADIELQENICDQVELTARTIENRMFHQLDDVYLIGFHFMPNFLETPAEGLIAISKLDGSIVGVNHAALRMLCLSYENLLGKSIGLVFATDVLSSRDNPSISYSVAGQLFYCRRYGKHDVRTISPRALKNPPSNNIVHDPSAIDPAIVQAENAGSRAIMNGLPILVRGETGSGKEVLARRLHDSRGGIRPFVAVNCSAIPESLIEAEIFGYADGAFTGARKGGSIGAIEQAHGGTLFLDEIGDASAALQAKLLRVLQEGTLTRVGSRQEIKVEFSVISATHRDLKSMVSEGLFREDLYYRLNGLTLYVPPLRDRSDVAEIVRSILRHRSTSNLEPELSSEAFEALLRYKWPGNIRQLSQALSAARALSSDSAKIELSDFPKDFRDELEADSCCKDSTAKPLASIHAEIIRKTLTENRNNISKTAKALDVSRTTVYKYLRLKH, from the coding sequence ATGGGTTTGCTACCTGTGGAAAGCCGTCAAATACGGCATATTCAGTCGAAATTTCTCGACGGTCACGATCTGCCTCGAGGGCTGGTTGCGAGCGCTGTACAAAAATCGTGGACACGACTGCGCGAGTCCGGCGTAAAGCCTACGGACAGAGCCATTTTTGAAATACCGTCTTCGGATATTTCGCATAAAATCGAAGAAAATCGAAAACTGTTAACCGCTGCGCTGCCCCCTATGGAAGCTCTCTACCGGGCACTTAATGCACCAGCGTGGACGGTCTTGTGTGCCGATTTGTCTGGACTGATTATCCGCTCCATCTGCGACCCTTCAAGGGCACCTGCCAAAATCGCCGAACCGCTCCGACAGGGACGCACCATTCACGAGGCCCAGATTGGAACGAACGCGCCCGCATGTGTTCTGACGGAGGCCAAGCCTGTCATCGTCCGGCGTTCAGAGCATTTCCTGTTCGATCTTGACATCTATGTTTGTGCAGCAGCACCGATATTTGATGTGAGCGGGCGGCTGATGGCTGTCCTTGATGCGACAGGCGCCGACATCGAGCTACAGGAAAATATTTGCGACCAAGTTGAGCTCACGGCGCGCACTATCGAAAATCGCATGTTTCATCAGTTGGACGATGTTTATCTCATCGGCTTCCATTTCATGCCAAATTTTCTTGAAACGCCAGCTGAAGGGCTGATTGCAATATCTAAGTTAGATGGCTCGATCGTCGGCGTTAATCATGCCGCTCTCCGGATGCTCTGCCTGTCGTATGAGAACCTGCTCGGCAAGTCGATCGGTTTGGTTTTCGCCACTGATGTCCTGTCCAGCCGAGACAACCCATCCATCAGTTATAGCGTCGCTGGGCAGCTATTTTATTGCCGCCGCTATGGAAAGCACGATGTGCGCACTATTAGTCCGCGGGCACTAAAAAATCCGCCATCAAACAATATTGTTCATGACCCGTCCGCAATAGACCCAGCCATTGTACAGGCCGAAAACGCAGGCAGTCGTGCAATCATGAATGGGTTACCTATCCTGGTCCGGGGCGAAACGGGAAGTGGCAAGGAAGTTCTGGCGCGCCGATTGCACGACAGCCGCGGCGGCATAAGACCTTTCGTGGCGGTAAATTGTTCGGCAATCCCGGAATCACTTATTGAAGCTGAGATCTTCGGCTATGCGGACGGTGCATTTACAGGTGCGCGCAAGGGAGGATCAATCGGTGCGATTGAGCAGGCGCACGGGGGAACATTGTTCCTTGATGAGATCGGCGACGCTTCTGCAGCACTGCAGGCAAAGCTGCTACGCGTTCTTCAGGAAGGAACCCTCACAAGGGTCGGGAGTCGACAAGAGATCAAGGTTGAGTTTTCGGTAATTTCCGCAACACACCGTGATCTGAAGTCGATGGTATCGGAAGGACTATTTCGCGAGGATCTTTATTATCGCCTGAACGGATTGACTCTCTATGTTCCTCCGTTACGCGACAGGTCAGATGTCGCAGAGATTGTACGATCGATTTTGCGTCATCGCTCAACGTCGAACCTCGAACCGGAACTCAGTTCAGAGGCGTTTGAAGCACTTCTCAGATACAAATGGCCGGGTAATATCCGTCAGCTATCACAGGCACTTTCCGCCGCACGGGCTCTATCCTCGGATAGTGCGAAGATCGAGCTTTCCGATTTTCCCAAAGATTTCCGAGATGAACTGGAGGCTGATAGCTGTTGCAAAGATTCCACTGCAAAGCCGCTAGCATCCATACATGCTGAGATTATCCGAAAAACGCTTACTGAAAACCGCAATAACATTTCGAAGACAGCCAAGGCGCTGGACGTTTCGCGAACGACAGTCTACAAATACTTGAGATTAAAGCATTAA
- a CDS encoding FAD-dependent oxidoreductase, with amino-acid sequence MSAALVVPAFSSCAGSERKRTAVVVGAGIAGLSAAYDLRKAGFDVTIMEKWDFVGGRMRDAQMGPLHLMPHALGVLEANAEMFALADELGIRNQLEGDKESDAYVVENGHGQYQTALRFIVDEVQRIPGLSSETARRIPLLQPDLDEIRANVNPCLVSTGVQYDDETVAAYYERKLGKDAAREVLDNWIDVVLQAWGWPSAETSRIAILSWLAQQQALTVTPKGGIGVLTRKLGDVMPVRTQTTVRYITPPDASGRHTIHYLNSRLERLTVTPDVVVCATEGKFIPELVQGLSPKQSHFFRSIDFTKAVGVSFIISDDMVPDKPVGGAYIPAHPDPIKRRVSGWSIQPAGVGHPDNPATANISLSRNEAFAWQASGESQPDYCLPFLKSLHPALDESRIRDAVTRGCDDLIYMPLGYIRTMTDVLREQEKERRGLYFAGEYMACPSSEHLAQLAA; translated from the coding sequence ATGTCTGCCGCGTTGGTTGTGCCAGCCTTCTCCAGTTGCGCAGGATCAGAACGCAAGCGGACCGCGGTCGTCGTTGGTGCGGGGATTGCCGGACTTAGCGCTGCTTATGATCTGCGCAAGGCGGGATTCGACGTTACCATAATGGAAAAGTGGGATTTTGTAGGTGGACGAATGCGGGATGCCCAAATGGGCCCTTTGCATCTGATGCCACATGCGCTCGGTGTTCTGGAAGCAAATGCCGAGATGTTTGCGCTTGCCGATGAGCTGGGAATTCGGAATCAACTCGAAGGTGATAAGGAAAGCGATGCATATGTCGTGGAAAATGGCCACGGTCAGTATCAAACCGCTCTACGGTTCATCGTTGATGAAGTGCAGCGTATTCCCGGTCTCTCCAGTGAAACGGCCAGACGAATTCCTCTGCTGCAGCCTGACCTTGACGAGATTCGCGCAAACGTAAATCCTTGCTTGGTTTCCACCGGTGTCCAGTACGATGACGAGACGGTCGCGGCATACTATGAACGGAAACTTGGTAAGGACGCTGCACGCGAGGTTCTGGACAATTGGATCGATGTCGTCTTGCAGGCTTGGGGGTGGCCTTCGGCTGAAACCTCAAGGATCGCTATCCTGAGTTGGCTAGCGCAACAGCAGGCCCTTACAGTTACACCGAAGGGCGGTATCGGCGTTCTGACGCGGAAGCTTGGTGATGTCATGCCGGTTCGCACTCAGACAACTGTTCGATACATCACTCCCCCTGATGCGAGCGGTAGGCATACAATCCACTATCTCAACTCAAGACTCGAGCGGCTTACGGTGACACCGGATGTCGTCGTCTGCGCAACAGAGGGAAAGTTCATTCCGGAACTTGTACAGGGCCTAAGTCCCAAACAATCGCACTTCTTCAGAAGTATCGATTTTACGAAGGCTGTCGGAGTGAGCTTTATTATTTCTGACGATATGGTTCCAGATAAACCGGTCGGTGGCGCGTACATTCCGGCCCATCCAGATCCCATCAAACGCCGTGTTTCCGGCTGGTCAATACAGCCTGCAGGGGTCGGGCATCCCGACAACCCTGCAACGGCAAACATAAGCCTCTCACGGAATGAGGCATTCGCGTGGCAGGCGAGCGGAGAGTCACAGCCTGACTACTGTTTGCCTTTCCTTAAATCATTGCATCCTGCGCTTGATGAAAGTCGAATCCGCGACGCTGTTACGCGTGGATGTGATGACCTCATTTACATGCCACTCGGTTACATCAGGACTATGACGGACGTGCTGCGCGAGCAGGAAAAGGAACGCCGCGGATTATACTTTGCGGGAGAGTACATGGCCTGTCCGTCGTCAGAACATTTGGCGCAACTCGCGGCGTAA
- the fdxA gene encoding ferredoxin FdxA, giving the protein MTYVVTEACIKCKYMDCVEVCPVDCFYEGENMLVINPNECIDCGVCEPECPAEAILPDTEDGLDQWLELNATYSAQWPNITAKKDAPDDADAHKGEAGKFEKYFSANPG; this is encoded by the coding sequence ATGACCTATGTGGTGACCGAGGCCTGCATCAAGTGCAAGTACATGGACTGCGTGGAGGTCTGCCCGGTCGATTGCTTCTACGAAGGCGAGAACATGCTCGTCATCAACCCCAACGAGTGCATCGACTGCGGCGTGTGCGAGCCGGAATGCCCGGCCGAGGCGATCCTGCCGGATACGGAAGACGGGCTCGACCAGTGGCTGGAGCTGAACGCCACCTATTCGGCGCAGTGGCCGAACATCACGGCGAAGAAGGACGCGCCCGACGATGCGGACGCGCACAAGGGCGAAGCGGGCAAGTTCGAGAAGTATTTTTCGGCCAATCCGGGCTGA
- a CDS encoding cupin domain-containing protein: MKPIGLGAILMTLPMAAMAGAPPAPENGIISLDTSTLTAAASQEVKSVPFMIVMEGKGGKAGGVNAFRSKDGRFSAGLSKYDKLTLELKDWPVDEFMYILEGQLEIGDTKGNVRSYGPGDAFVMPKGFSGTWRQLTPIRKIAVSYEAQ; the protein is encoded by the coding sequence ATGAAACCTATTGGACTTGGAGCTATTCTCATGACCTTGCCGATGGCTGCCATGGCGGGCGCACCTCCCGCGCCGGAGAACGGAATCATTTCCCTGGATACGTCAACACTGACCGCTGCCGCATCACAAGAAGTGAAAAGTGTTCCCTTCATGATCGTCATGGAAGGCAAAGGCGGGAAAGCCGGCGGAGTGAACGCGTTCCGGTCTAAAGACGGACGGTTTAGCGCAGGCCTTTCCAAATATGACAAGCTTACCCTCGAGTTGAAAGACTGGCCTGTCGATGAGTTTATGTACATTCTCGAGGGACAACTCGAAATTGGCGACACAAAAGGAAACGTCCGGTCCTATGGCCCTGGCGACGCCTTCGTTATGCCGAAGGGATTCAGCGGTACCTGGAGACAACTGACGCCGATAAGGAAGATCGCGGTGAGCTATGAGGCTCAGTAG
- a CDS encoding aldehyde dehydrogenase family protein, with amino-acid sequence MTNDFFASYTMTINGEGVSSATEFEAFNPATEEVIARVPQASRVQLDEAVSAARTAFPLWSARPIAERQALVAKIGDTIEAHAEDFMRLLTREQGKARAGAEWEIAGSVIWCREIAKQSLLPHIKTEPDGRIIETRRVPLGVVGAITPWNFPVLLAIWKIAPALVAGNTMVLKPSPYTPLCTLKLGELLRDVLPPGVLNVVSGGNELGAWMTAHPDIAKISFTGSTATGRKIMESSSVNLKRITLELGGNDPAIVLPDVEPKEIAKDLFWVSAVSTNGTDLRL; translated from the coding sequence ATGACAAATGATTTCTTCGCATCCTATACGATGACGATCAACGGTGAGGGCGTCAGCTCTGCAACCGAATTCGAGGCTTTCAATCCGGCTACGGAAGAGGTCATAGCACGAGTACCTCAGGCGAGCCGGGTGCAGCTCGACGAAGCCGTTTCTGCAGCACGGACAGCCTTCCCGCTATGGAGCGCCCGACCAATAGCTGAGCGGCAGGCTTTGGTCGCGAAGATTGGCGACACTATAGAGGCGCATGCCGAAGATTTCATGAGGTTGTTGACGCGCGAGCAGGGAAAGGCGCGAGCTGGAGCCGAGTGGGAGATAGCGGGCTCTGTCATTTGGTGCCGGGAAATCGCAAAGCAATCACTGCTGCCCCATATCAAGACGGAGCCCGACGGCCGCATCATAGAAACCCGGCGTGTGCCGCTCGGTGTAGTTGGCGCCATAACGCCCTGGAATTTCCCTGTTCTGCTTGCGATCTGGAAGATCGCGCCGGCGCTCGTGGCCGGGAATACAATGGTTCTGAAGCCATCACCGTACACGCCGCTCTGTACGCTGAAGCTCGGTGAGTTGCTTCGGGATGTGCTGCCGCCCGGCGTCCTGAACGTTGTATCCGGGGGTAACGAGCTTGGTGCATGGATGACCGCTCACCCGGACATTGCGAAAATCAGTTTCACCGGATCAACGGCGACTGGCCGAAAGATCATGGAATCCTCGTCCGTGAATCTGAAACGCATTACGCTCGAACTTGGCGGGAACGATCCAGCTATCGTTCTTCCAGATGTAGAGCCCAAGGAGATTGCAAAAGATCTTTTTTGGGTGTCCGCCGTCAGCACCAATGGCACAGATTTGAGGTTGTGA
- a CDS encoding homogentisate 1,2-dioxygenase, whose product MKSWIHHQRGRVLRQAHVELDALDGLKEDELSRQGFSGRVAEFYRRNEPTAWTRIEGTIRPWDLDGFMLEPEDLHDPRGKPLRVFHNADVTISISRRSAPMPYYARSAEGDQVFFVHEGTGTFATEFGPIPYEPGDYIIIPKGVTYCIVPDDDRNYFLIIESVGEIEWYDFGPLGRHMPFDPALLFIPSPTDASPTKADTGQIEWEVQIRYDNETSSIFYPFDPFDVEGWKGDLFPTKLNIRDYRPIVSDRMHLMPSAHGIFQAPGFIICNFLPRPAEGEYEAERIPPFHRNIDCDEMMFVHGAKLHNSSMAPATMTLLPQGLHHGLPDSLAKQVRANWKKDDYYDQKLIAVDTTKPLRITEEAKCALRAVDQIRNAKLMDPDA is encoded by the coding sequence ATGAAGTCTTGGATCCATCATCAGCGCGGACGCGTGCTACGCCAGGCACATGTGGAGTTGGACGCTTTGGACGGGCTGAAGGAGGACGAACTCAGTCGACAGGGCTTCAGCGGACGAGTCGCGGAATTCTATCGCCGTAACGAGCCCACCGCCTGGACCCGGATCGAAGGCACTATACGCCCCTGGGACCTCGACGGCTTCATGCTGGAACCGGAGGATCTGCACGATCCGCGCGGCAAACCCCTACGCGTCTTCCACAACGCGGATGTTACCATTTCCATTAGCCGGCGTAGCGCGCCCATGCCCTATTACGCGCGCAGCGCAGAGGGCGACCAAGTGTTCTTTGTCCACGAAGGCACGGGCACTTTCGCTACCGAGTTCGGGCCCATCCCCTATGAACCCGGCGATTACATCATCATCCCCAAGGGCGTCACGTATTGCATCGTGCCAGACGACGATCGGAACTATTTCCTGATCATCGAGTCCGTGGGTGAGATCGAATGGTATGATTTCGGTCCACTCGGCAGGCATATGCCATTCGATCCGGCGCTGCTCTTCATCCCTTCGCCTACCGATGCCTCCCCTACCAAGGCGGACACCGGCCAGATAGAATGGGAAGTGCAGATACGTTACGATAACGAAACAAGTTCGATTTTCTATCCTTTCGACCCCTTCGACGTCGAGGGTTGGAAGGGCGATCTCTTCCCGACAAAGCTCAATATCCGCGACTATCGGCCAATCGTGAGCGACCGGATGCATCTCATGCCCAGCGCGCACGGCATTTTCCAGGCACCAGGCTTCATCATCTGCAACTTCCTGCCCCGCCCCGCCGAGGGCGAATATGAAGCCGAACGCATCCCACCATTTCATCGCAACATCGACTGCGACGAGATGATGTTCGTTCACGGCGCGAAGCTGCACAATTCTTCCATGGCGCCGGCGACGATGACGCTGCTACCGCAAGGGCTCCATCACGGCTTGCCGGATTCGCTCGCCAAACAGGTTCGCGCGAACTGGAAAAAGGATGACTATTACGATCAGAAACTGATCGCCGTCGACACAACGAAGCCGCTCAGGATCACCGAAGAAGCGAAATGCGCGCTGCGCGCAGTGGATCAGATACGCAATGCGAAGCTGATGGACCCCGACGCCTGA